The following are encoded in a window of Osmia bicornis bicornis chromosome 15, iOsmBic2.1, whole genome shotgun sequence genomic DNA:
- the LOC114881700 gene encoding uncharacterized protein LOC114881700 isoform X2, which produces MPVTLNHQALSTEDKLEYHFYPVASGQIQFRVKAANDAHVALTTGPHEGEPMYEVFIGGWSNGKSVIRKNRSKPDVAEVETPGILSGDEYRGFWIRWSDGVVSVGKEGEPSSFLTYADPEPFGIGYFGVCTGWGASGEWLIEGHGTLSTRNELVYQFRNVRGGSVFIEVRAKSNAHVALTNKKGDSSPMYEILLGGWENTASVVRYDRKQPDKVRVNTPNLLNENETKKFVITWLDGLITVRAGDLNGSKIMEWQDPKPFGVSYMGIRTGWGATGKWKIRTAQYPPRSADTSKHVNPSAPPPPVQGLELGEVCWCDATGGMLPPGAVEGGRDEETLYVGRAYHEGALLPGKVKPGHSVCYVAWGGGEHGKTDYQVLCGCKPVWVPTSGNQIPPNAIPGGETEDGEALYVGRVNHEGTLTIGKVQPSHSVCYIAYGGAEVAFPEYEIMVSQ; this is translated from the exons CACTCTCCACCGAAGACAAATTGGAATACCACTTCTACCCCGTTGCTAGCGGACAAATCCAATTTCGGGTGAAAGCAGCCAACGATGCTCACGTTGCTCTCACCACCGGTCCCCACGAGGGAGAACCGATGTACGAG GTATTCATTGGTGGTTGGAGCAACGGTAAGTCCGTGATCCGTAAAAATAGAAGCAAACCTGATGTGGCTGAAGTCGAGACACCTGGTATTTTGAGTGGTGACGAGTATCGTGGATTTTGGATTAG ATGGAGCGATGGTGTCGTATCAGTGGGTAAAGAAGGCGAACCGAGCTCGTTCCTCACTTATGCCGATCCGGAACCATTTGGAATCGGTTACTTTGGAGTGTGCACCGGTTGGGGTGCGTCTGGCGAATGGCTGATCGAAG GACACGGCACCCTGTCGACCCGGAACGAGTTAGTCTACCAGTTTCGTAACGTAAGAGGCGGTTCAGTTTTCATTGAAGTCAGGGCCAAGAGCAACGCGCACGTTGCCCTGACCAACAAGAAAGGCGACTCGAGTCCGATGTACGAAATCTTGCTCGGTGGTTGGGAGAACACCGCGTCCGTCGTCAGATACGATCGCAAACAGCCCGACAAG GTGCGCGTGAACACGCCAAACCTGCTGAACGAGAACGAAACGAAGAAGTTCGTGATCACATGGCTTGACGGCCTTATCACGGTCAGGGCTGGTGATCTAAACGGTTCTAAGATCATGGAATGGCAGGATCCAAAGCCATTTGGCGTGAGTTATATGGGCATACGTACCGGTTGGGGTGCAACCGGCAAGTGGAAGATTCGAACTGCACAATATCCACCCCGTTCAGCTGACACTTCTAAAC ATGTGAACCCATCTGCTCCACCTCCACCTGTGCAAGGATTGGAATTGGGAGAGGTTTGCTGGTGTGATGCGACAGGTGGAATGCTGCCCCCAGGTGCAGTGGAAGGAGGAAGAGACGAAGAAACATTGTACGTGGGCAGAGCTTACCACGAGGGTGCTCTTTTACCTGGTAAGGTGAAGCCAGGACACTCTGTCTGTTACGTCGCCTGGGGTGGTGGTGAACACGGTAAAACTGATTACCAG GTTCTTTGCGGTTGTAAACCGGTGTGGGTGCCGACGAGTGGAAACCAGATTCCTCCGAACGCAATCCCGGGCGGTGAAACCGAGGATGGAGAAGCACTTTATGTCGGTCGTGTTAATCACGAGGGTACCCTGACAATCGGCAAAGTGCAACCTTCTCACAGTGTCTGCTACATAGCATACGGCGGTGCCGAGGTCGCCTTCCCTGAATATGAGATAATGGTTTCGCAGTAA
- the LOC114881700 gene encoding uncharacterized protein LOC114881700 isoform X3, with translation MAISLSTEDKLEYHFYPVASGQIQFRVKAANDAHVALTTGPHEGEPMYEVFIGGWSNGKSVIRKNRSKPDVAEVETPGILSGDEYRGFWIRWSDGVVSVGKEGEPSSFLTYADPEPFGIGYFGVCTGWGASGEWLIEGHGTLSTRNELVYQFRNVRGGSVFIEVRAKSNAHVALTNKKGDSSPMYEILLGGWENTASVVRYDRKQPDKVRVNTPNLLNENETKKFVITWLDGLITVRAGDLNGSKIMEWQDPKPFGVSYMGIRTGWGATGKWKIRTAQYPPRSADTSKHVNPSAPPPPVQGLELGEVCWCDATGGMLPPGAVEGGRDEETLYVGRAYHEGALLPGKVKPGHSVCYVAWGGGEHGKTDYQVLCGCKPVWVPTSGNQIPPNAIPGGETEDGEALYVGRVNHEGTLTIGKVQPSHSVCYIAYGGAEVAFPEYEIMVSQ, from the exons CACTCTCCACCGAAGACAAATTGGAATACCACTTCTACCCCGTTGCTAGCGGACAAATCCAATTTCGGGTGAAAGCAGCCAACGATGCTCACGTTGCTCTCACCACCGGTCCCCACGAGGGAGAACCGATGTACGAG GTATTCATTGGTGGTTGGAGCAACGGTAAGTCCGTGATCCGTAAAAATAGAAGCAAACCTGATGTGGCTGAAGTCGAGACACCTGGTATTTTGAGTGGTGACGAGTATCGTGGATTTTGGATTAG ATGGAGCGATGGTGTCGTATCAGTGGGTAAAGAAGGCGAACCGAGCTCGTTCCTCACTTATGCCGATCCGGAACCATTTGGAATCGGTTACTTTGGAGTGTGCACCGGTTGGGGTGCGTCTGGCGAATGGCTGATCGAAG GACACGGCACCCTGTCGACCCGGAACGAGTTAGTCTACCAGTTTCGTAACGTAAGAGGCGGTTCAGTTTTCATTGAAGTCAGGGCCAAGAGCAACGCGCACGTTGCCCTGACCAACAAGAAAGGCGACTCGAGTCCGATGTACGAAATCTTGCTCGGTGGTTGGGAGAACACCGCGTCCGTCGTCAGATACGATCGCAAACAGCCCGACAAG GTGCGCGTGAACACGCCAAACCTGCTGAACGAGAACGAAACGAAGAAGTTCGTGATCACATGGCTTGACGGCCTTATCACGGTCAGGGCTGGTGATCTAAACGGTTCTAAGATCATGGAATGGCAGGATCCAAAGCCATTTGGCGTGAGTTATATGGGCATACGTACCGGTTGGGGTGCAACCGGCAAGTGGAAGATTCGAACTGCACAATATCCACCCCGTTCAGCTGACACTTCTAAAC ATGTGAACCCATCTGCTCCACCTCCACCTGTGCAAGGATTGGAATTGGGAGAGGTTTGCTGGTGTGATGCGACAGGTGGAATGCTGCCCCCAGGTGCAGTGGAAGGAGGAAGAGACGAAGAAACATTGTACGTGGGCAGAGCTTACCACGAGGGTGCTCTTTTACCTGGTAAGGTGAAGCCAGGACACTCTGTCTGTTACGTCGCCTGGGGTGGTGGTGAACACGGTAAAACTGATTACCAG GTTCTTTGCGGTTGTAAACCGGTGTGGGTGCCGACGAGTGGAAACCAGATTCCTCCGAACGCAATCCCGGGCGGTGAAACCGAGGATGGAGAAGCACTTTATGTCGGTCGTGTTAATCACGAGGGTACCCTGACAATCGGCAAAGTGCAACCTTCTCACAGTGTCTGCTACATAGCATACGGCGGTGCCGAGGTCGCCTTCCCTGAATATGAGATAATGGTTTCGCAGTAA
- the LOC114881700 gene encoding uncharacterized protein LOC114881700 isoform X1: protein MDFDEDKMYMHSRVVFSRNLLLQTTVLALIYADLGYQLLSLLRLPALSTEDKLEYHFYPVASGQIQFRVKAANDAHVALTTGPHEGEPMYEVFIGGWSNGKSVIRKNRSKPDVAEVETPGILSGDEYRGFWIRWSDGVVSVGKEGEPSSFLTYADPEPFGIGYFGVCTGWGASGEWLIEGHGTLSTRNELVYQFRNVRGGSVFIEVRAKSNAHVALTNKKGDSSPMYEILLGGWENTASVVRYDRKQPDKVRVNTPNLLNENETKKFVITWLDGLITVRAGDLNGSKIMEWQDPKPFGVSYMGIRTGWGATGKWKIRTAQYPPRSADTSKHVNPSAPPPPVQGLELGEVCWCDATGGMLPPGAVEGGRDEETLYVGRAYHEGALLPGKVKPGHSVCYVAWGGGEHGKTDYQVLCGCKPVWVPTSGNQIPPNAIPGGETEDGEALYVGRVNHEGTLTIGKVQPSHSVCYIAYGGAEVAFPEYEIMVSQ, encoded by the exons CACTCTCCACCGAAGACAAATTGGAATACCACTTCTACCCCGTTGCTAGCGGACAAATCCAATTTCGGGTGAAAGCAGCCAACGATGCTCACGTTGCTCTCACCACCGGTCCCCACGAGGGAGAACCGATGTACGAG GTATTCATTGGTGGTTGGAGCAACGGTAAGTCCGTGATCCGTAAAAATAGAAGCAAACCTGATGTGGCTGAAGTCGAGACACCTGGTATTTTGAGTGGTGACGAGTATCGTGGATTTTGGATTAG ATGGAGCGATGGTGTCGTATCAGTGGGTAAAGAAGGCGAACCGAGCTCGTTCCTCACTTATGCCGATCCGGAACCATTTGGAATCGGTTACTTTGGAGTGTGCACCGGTTGGGGTGCGTCTGGCGAATGGCTGATCGAAG GACACGGCACCCTGTCGACCCGGAACGAGTTAGTCTACCAGTTTCGTAACGTAAGAGGCGGTTCAGTTTTCATTGAAGTCAGGGCCAAGAGCAACGCGCACGTTGCCCTGACCAACAAGAAAGGCGACTCGAGTCCGATGTACGAAATCTTGCTCGGTGGTTGGGAGAACACCGCGTCCGTCGTCAGATACGATCGCAAACAGCCCGACAAG GTGCGCGTGAACACGCCAAACCTGCTGAACGAGAACGAAACGAAGAAGTTCGTGATCACATGGCTTGACGGCCTTATCACGGTCAGGGCTGGTGATCTAAACGGTTCTAAGATCATGGAATGGCAGGATCCAAAGCCATTTGGCGTGAGTTATATGGGCATACGTACCGGTTGGGGTGCAACCGGCAAGTGGAAGATTCGAACTGCACAATATCCACCCCGTTCAGCTGACACTTCTAAAC ATGTGAACCCATCTGCTCCACCTCCACCTGTGCAAGGATTGGAATTGGGAGAGGTTTGCTGGTGTGATGCGACAGGTGGAATGCTGCCCCCAGGTGCAGTGGAAGGAGGAAGAGACGAAGAAACATTGTACGTGGGCAGAGCTTACCACGAGGGTGCTCTTTTACCTGGTAAGGTGAAGCCAGGACACTCTGTCTGTTACGTCGCCTGGGGTGGTGGTGAACACGGTAAAACTGATTACCAG GTTCTTTGCGGTTGTAAACCGGTGTGGGTGCCGACGAGTGGAAACCAGATTCCTCCGAACGCAATCCCGGGCGGTGAAACCGAGGATGGAGAAGCACTTTATGTCGGTCGTGTTAATCACGAGGGTACCCTGACAATCGGCAAAGTGCAACCTTCTCACAGTGTCTGCTACATAGCATACGGCGGTGCCGAGGTCGCCTTCCCTGAATATGAGATAATGGTTTCGCAGTAA